A segment of the Lentimicrobium sp. L6 genome:
AAATAATATACTCATATACAACTATTTGTGAACTAAATGGGTAACCCTATAAAATCATATGAAAAAAATTGTACTCTCACTATTATTTGTTGGAATGATGGGCTTTACCTTTGCTCAAAATCCTGCTGACTTAGCTAAAACAGATGCCGTAACAGAAACCCAAGAAGTACAAACCGAAATGGTAGAATATCCAGAGGATGTTCTTAGAGATAAAATTTCAAGTGTATTGGTAAAAAAAGGGAAAAGCTTAGGTTCCATAAACTCAGATGGCTCCATTTATATTGTGGCTGCGGCAACTACTGCTCGTCCTAGCAATATGACAGGATTTATCAACAGCAGAAACATAGCTTATAATATTGCAGAATTAACAGCTAAAATGAACCTCCTCAGAATGGCCGGAGAACAAATCACATCAGGTAGAGGTTTTACCATGCTCGAAGATATCATTGAAGGCGAAGACCCAGATGCCAGTTCAAAAGCAAGCATGTTAGACAAAGCCATTAAAGTTTTAGATCAATCATTGGACAAAGCCTTGGAATATGTTGGTGTTTCGGAAGAAGAAATTGCCAAAATGAATGAATCAGAAAAACATGCTGCCTACGAACAAAACTTCAATCAAACTGTAAAGTCTTTAGTAGCTGGAATGGTAAAAGGATGCGCAACAGTTATGATTGCAGAAGGTGATGCTGGTAATGATGATTACCAAATTGCAGTTTGTATGAAATACTCTCCTGAATTCCAATCCTTGGCTTCCATTATCAAAAGCAATACCTCATATCAAACTCCAATTGGAAAAGTAAAAAATAGCGTGGAGAAGATAAAAGGAATGCCTGAAGATAAATTAGTAGGAAAACTAGGCGCACAAGTAACCTTTAATAGTTCTGGAGAAATGATCATCTTCGGTTATGGTCAACAAGAAGTCAGATCTTCTGGTTCTCGCCAATCCGCGGCGTTCTCAAGAGCATATAGCCAAGCAAGACTTAATGCAGTAAATAATATTAAGAATTTTGTGGCAGAAGATTTAGTAGCAGAGGAGTCTCTTCAAAATGTAGAAAAACTAAAAGAATATGATGATGGTACACAAGCTTATTACAGTCGCCAGAAATGGGAACAAGCTGTAAAGGCTAAGGAAAGCACATTAAACTTGGCAACAACTGAAATCAGACAATGGAAAGGAAAACATCCTGTATCTGGTCATGATATTGCAGGTTATGTAGTAGCTTGGACCCCATCGAAT
Coding sequences within it:
- a CDS encoding DUF6844 domain-containing protein, with product MKKIVLSLLFVGMMGFTFAQNPADLAKTDAVTETQEVQTEMVEYPEDVLRDKISSVLVKKGKSLGSINSDGSIYIVAAATTARPSNMTGFINSRNIAYNIAELTAKMNLLRMAGEQITSGRGFTMLEDIIEGEDPDASSKASMLDKAIKVLDQSLDKALEYVGVSEEEIAKMNESEKHAAYEQNFNQTVKSLVAGMVKGCATVMIAEGDAGNDDYQIAVCMKYSPEFQSLASIIKSNTSYQTPIGKVKNSVEKIKGMPEDKLVGKLGAQVTFNSSGEMIIFGYGQQEVRSSGSRQSAAFSRAYSQARLNAVNNIKNFVAEDLVAEESLQNVEKLKEYDDGTQAYYSRQKWEQAVKAKESTLNLATTEIRQWKGKHPVSGHDIAGYVVAWTPSNAAQANQLQKDFQKKEDAISPDGRNAEQQRQQTKKSKTIVTGDEDDI